In the Drosophila virilis strain 15010-1051.87 chromosome 4, Dvir_AGI_RSII-ME, whole genome shotgun sequence genome, AGCTCCTTGAGCGTTGAGGGCATGCATATGCTTTGCGGCCTACTGGTGGCTATCACTGAGTCCGATATGGAGGAGGCGCACGGATCGTGGCCCAGTCTACTGTTGGATGGCAGTTGTGCTTGTTGCTGTGGAACTGTTACTGCTGCTCCCTGGCTAGCGGCAAGCGATAGATTTGTGGCCTGGAACTGGCCACTGGAACACACATAATTATTGTCCATCTGTGGACTTGGACTGGTGGAGTGACCCACACTGATGACCGTATTGAGGCTGCTGTATTGCGTTTGTGTCGCCGATTCGCCGCCACAGCCAGAGGGACTCGAACCGGAAGCACCAGCCACCGCATCCATCATGCCCAGCTCAGTGTTCAGCGTGGAGCATGTGTCCTCCTCAGTGGTTGTGgtggttgtcgttgttgtcgtcgttgtcgtctgCGGATcgctgtgctgctgcagcagctgtgccCGACGCTGCGGCGGACTGTAAATGACAGCACCGAAATGCGTTTCCAGTGGCGGCGCCATGGCGGCCCGATCACTGGCGGAAGCGCTAATGGTGCGATGACGCTGCAGTAGCGGACGTCTGGGACGTGCGCCCATCATGGGCACAGCGCTCAGGCTGAGTCGCTTGATGGGTAACACCATCTGTGCCTGTGGCTGTGGCAGCGGTTGCGTCGCCTGGGCCGCGGCCAGCGCCAGATTGTGCTCCTCACTGTCGCTGCTCAGCTGCTGCATATCATCGTCTGTGTCGGCGGCGCTCTCCTCCAGCCCGAACACCGAGTCCTCGTCCAGTGAGCGGAGCTCTGAGTCTGGGCATTCCAGCGAGGAGATCTTAAAGGAACTTAACGAGGCAAGCGGCGCACGCTTGCCCTCATTCACCAGCGCATTGTGCAGCAGCTTGGCCGATATGGTGCCCAGGCTACCActggcgctgccgccgccaccgtTCAGCCGATCCAGACTAATTGGCGTGCTGTCCACACTGATGCTGCTGGAGGTGGCATTGCCCGGTGCAGCCGCATTTGGTGTGTACGgatagctgttgttgttgctctccaCGTTCCGCTGCAGCTCGACCAGCGTCAGCTTGCGACGCACGCCCAGACGCAGCTCCTCCGAGGGCGAGTCGCAGAAATGAAAggcctgctgctggtgctgacTGACGGGCGGCGCCGATTGCAGCGTCTTGGCCAGCGGCAGTGTCAGGTCCACGCTTTCCGACAGCGTGCTCTGATTATAGGGATAAACGTCCACTGTGTCCGCGCTGATCGAGTGAATCTGCTGCTTGCGTCCGGCCTGTGCGCTCTCCGGATCATACGAGACAATGCTGTGCTTGCGCTTGATGCTGGGCGCGCTCAAACCAAGTGGTGTGCTCTTCGCTGGCGCCTGATTGTGCGTGGCGGGCTCATGTATGCTGCGCTCCGATGGACACGGCGAGGCCTTCGGCGTCGGCTGTATCACCTGTATGTCCGGATAATAGTAGTCCCAGTTCTCTATGCTCGAAGTGCGCGATGCCGTCGACAATTTACGCTGCAGCGTCGGCGGCAGATTGCTCATGCCCAGCGTATAGGCCGAGGTGCGACGCTCCAGGTAGGAGCTATCCGTGCTGCAACAAGTCATCGCGCTGCTGCGACGCGAATCCTGACCCTGTAGCGAAAGAAACAGAATGTGCAAGCGGGCTTAAACTTGGATTTCAAGCGCCATAAAGATGTCTTAACCTAACCCGGCAACTATTTATTAGCCACATCTTATCAATATCGGACAACTATGCCATACAGCTCAATAGGAAGAAGAGCTGGAAGTCAGAGGAATCATTTCAAATGGAATAACCAGGGCGGGCCCAGCTAAGCAGCACAATAGGAGATGCTATTTGGTTCGCCTTCAGTGTCGCCCACTCACCGCCATCGGCACGGACAGAAACCCCTGTTTGCTGCGTGTGGAATCTGTGCGTTTGTGCAGCTGCTCCTGTTCGTCGTTCTGTGCATCATGCTGCATATACTCCTCGTGCTCCAGTTCGTCCTCGGTTTCCATAAAGTAATCGTCAGTGCCAAAGCTGCCGCCCATTGGATAATTGCTAAAGATGCGCGAAGATTCTGAGCCGCTTTTGCGGCGTCCGTGCGCACCAGCAGCACCGCCGCCGGGCGACATGGCCGAATAGGAAAAGCGACGCGGTGGCTCCAGCAGATAGCTATAGCCCACCGGTCCGGGCACACCAACGCCACCTGCAAGAGCATGGGATTAGAGCATGACAGATCAGGTGGAAGGATCGTTCCATGCACGTGACTTACCCACGGATGCGCAGCGATAGCCGCGATTGAGCAGCGGTGGCGCGCTTACATTGCCCAGGGAGAGCATGCGCTGGCGTCTATATACCAGTGCATCATACTCGTCCGGGTAGATGGACATGCCCGTGGCAACAATTGCCTCCTGCAGTTCacgctcctcctcctcctgcaTGCAAACAGCGGCCACCGCTGCCATTTTGGGATCTTTAAGCACCTTGAGCGTCTCATTGCTACTGCTGCGGCTCTTCCACACAATGAGAAACACCATCAGACCAAAGAAACCGCCCAGCGTGGCCGCAATGCGCACACCCGTCATCACGTCGTAGGTGGCAAAGAATTCCTCACGTATGCGCGCCCGTTCGGCGGCATTTTCTGCATCGGTCAGATTGCGTTCGCCGGGCGGCAGTAATGGCAAATAGGGCTTGGGTGTGGCTGGAGCGGGCTTACGTGTTGCACTTGTCgcggaggaggaggatgaggaGCTGGTGGCGGCAGTGTTGCTGTTCTGATTAGAGTACGCCGGCGGTGCCGGTGATGCTGCGAACGGTTCGTGTACACCACCATTTGCGTCCGGATCAACAAAGGCGGCCAGTTGAGGGTTCCTAtggttgttattgttcttgtATGCGCGCGTGATGCGTTGCAGTTGTTGTGGCTGGCCTGAGCCGCGGGCATGACTAGCTGCTGTTTCTCGTGCTGTTATTGTGCCAATTgggcctgttgttgttgttgttgttgcagttgctgctgctgctgctgttgttgctgttgctgttgacggCGTTGCTGCAGACGACGGAGCACGTCGTGAAAGTTTGGCCATCTCTATTGAAACATTGTCtagaaagcaaaataaaaaaaaaatgcaaaaattaacGGTATAAATTAAAGACACGCGCTGCCAGCTCGCTGTTGAGCTATTGTGAATATTAAGAAATGGCGTTGCCAGAGAGACagaaataaaatttgcatGTATCGATAACAAACGCGAATATTTGAATtcccttttttgtttttttttttttattattactttggtttatttaaatttttctgttattataatttatatgaatatttacaaCTACTTATTCTACTGGTAAGtctaatatacaaatttacagTGGCGACTATATAAATCGATCTGGGAGATCTATTGGGTGAGACCTTCGCAGTCTCCTCCGCGTTCGGAGTCCTCCAATTCTACGCCTAGCCAGACGATTAGGATGATTTCTCAGTCGCGCTATATAATTTGCGGCCTGTATATTTATTACGTCCCCGACTTTGGGCACTCCTAGGTCTTTAAATTCCCTAGATTCATTTTACTGTTAGTTTCTGCCAGTCGCttcccaaaaagtatgctaagCTTTAACGTgcttgtataaataaattgtgcaaCTCTCTCGGCGCCATTTTCAATCTAGTCATGCCGCCTTCCACactgcaattaaaatgccataAACTCAGCCACATTTCTTGGCGCATTCCTCGCAAGCtttgcaaagtttttaattgttttttttttttttttgtttttagcacTTACACTTCACATTGCTGCGCGTTTCACACGCTATGCAGAAATTCCCTTTGGGAAATAACTTGGTACATTTTTTAACTTTCTGTTGAAATGagtcaattaaaattacattcatatatttgcgagtgtgtgcgtgtgtgtgtgtgtggctccGTTACATCCTTGGACTTTCAACAAGTTGCACGCTCAATAATTCAGAAGGACGAATCGCctgttgcctgctgcctgctgcctgctggcaACTGCCTCCTCCCTCCCACCCACCTGATGTTTGTCCTGTGCTGTCCTGGCTCATTGTCATTGGCAGGCACCCTGTACACCCTGTACGCACCTACACACACCCTGTTCAGTTGCCGCCCATCTAATTGTTCGTTTTTGTATTGACAGCCGCGCAGTTGCGGAGCTGCGCTCTGCTGAATTTTCTATCTgagttgtcttttttttttcttgttttttgccTTCAATTTgctctgcttttttttttgttttgttttatgtagTTATGCCATATTGtgtgtttcttttatttggtATTCTGGCCAAGGACGCGCTGACCATCAGTAGCTTCCAAATGTATTATTGTAAAAGTTCTGGTCTAATGTGCCGCTCCTTTACCTTGGATCTGTATTCTtcatatctgtgtgtgtgtgtgtgtgtgttctttttttcatcttttttcgtttcgttttttgCAGCTTGTTTCCATTCTTTTCATTTCCAATTTTGTAGATTGCTTGGGCAgacaaaaaaagttttaatggcCATTATGCGTTGGCTATAATTCGTGTTCCTTTTCCTTGTGCAGCATAATGAGGCGCAAATGTGAAGCGAAATTGCAGTCTAAGCACTTTCAAGTGATTTTTAATGACTTTTCAGTTTCGTGTTTtgtgtcattttttttttcgactggTTGGTTTCCTTTTAATGCCCTTTATTCTTGCCCAAaatggcaataaaataaattgtttgtaaACAGATAGGTTAAGCATATTATCATGTtgatataagaaaataaaagcaagCAAATCGAGTTAGCTAACAAATTAGGGccttcaaaaatcaaaatgtataaatCTTAAAGGTAAGGTTGTCTCAGAAATTGTGAATGTGTCCTATATTATAAGCCATAATCTTAAAGATAAATCCCAGTTTTTATACTTaatattgttatcgataacgattCACAATATTGCTATCGATAGCCTTTTAATTATCTAGTCGAAAAACTTTGCATGGTCTCACTGGCAGAAAAACAAATCTTCAGCATTTGCTACTCACATAAAttcaacttttcttttatacTATTGGGAATTGTGGTTTTTGGTACTTTGAATAAGTTGCAGCTTCCTGTTGGgcaaacatgcacacacacgcacacatacatacatacatgggCTATATTACGCCCTAGAAAAAGTGTTGAAGCTACTTATTTGAACGAATTGATGGATTACCAAGCTCGTGGGGATTTAGCTGGCCGGCTACACAAAGCTGTTAATTGCGTTTAGCTGGCTCAAGCAAAAGTCGAGCAAAACAACAGACAGactgagagtgagagagagagagagagagagaaagtggTATAGGCAATACATAGAATAATATGAACATTAACGATGTCGGCGCATTGAAAGTGTATATCAACACCATATCGATGTCAAGGCAATGTGCGGGTTAGGGATGTGGCTCGAAATGAGCGGAAAATGGTCAGCCAGGCTAACAGAgcaacatgttgttgttgttgctgctgttgttgttgtgcatgaTGAATGATTGCGGTTAGACAGGGAGAGCATATACAATGGCAAAGGCAATGGCAAACAACGTTGACAGGCGGCCTCAACTTGACTTGGCACACGCTGCGTAtgtgttatgtgtgtgtatttgtgcgtGTCTTGCGTGTGTGCGTTGCGAGGACGGAACAATAATACATCAATGTAAGCGTCATGTTgccgctgtgtgtgtgtgtgtgtgtgtgtgtattttttttctcgttCTTCTGTGCATTTGTTGCCGCAGGCCATTTCTGCCTTTTAACGGAGCCCAATTTGAAATTGACggcaaatcaattgaaattacatagatatgtataaatacacacacacacacacatgtattaTCAGGGCACGtcttcattgttgttgtgcgtgtgtgtgtgtgtatttgccaCATACGCATTGAGCTGTTCTTTGAGTTTTGCTTCGACAAAGAAATCATTCATGTGTATTGAGGCgcaaatacacaaaaatttaTAGCCACACTCCGGTACACTTCCATAGCGACACCTACTAAGACAAAAGTTTTCAAGCGTTAGACATCAAAACTACATTCAAATACAATCAGAAGAATaagttaatattaaaatatagcGTTGTCATATTCATGATCATCTTCAAGtctcaatttaaaatttttacaattttgttctgagtataaaacacaaaatggtTTGTGTTTTTACGTAAAAAGAAATACTCCTTAACAACATAAATTGTAGATGGCATTAAAAGTGTCGAAACTTTAAGCGATTGCTTAATAAGCTGCCATTAAACTTAGCCTAAGGcatctgtttctatgcaaatgcGCAGCACTGTAATCTGAATAACCACAACAAGCTACGAATACACCTATTTACCCCATAAGCTGCTTTCACAAGCAttaagcaaatgaaaatggaaatttaaatgaaaatgcaaaatttatatatatatatacatatagatattatTTCGAACGATATGCTAAGCgcttgtattatttttaattaatttaaatgtctgCATAAGCTGCTGAAATGATTAGAATTACAAATTGTTGGCCTCAAGATTGTTAGAGGGGGcagggcttggctttttaaaAGAGCCAAGTCAAGGCTCAGGCCCTTGTGTCtagctgcctggctgcctggctgtcCGGCTTATTAGCGTGTATTTTGTCTATGGCGCCAGTTTCAGTCAAATAATGTGGCACGCCCTCTTACCCCGGCACGCCCCGTCTACAGCCGTGGGCCATTTAACAAACATTTCGTTAATCTGGTACACTTGGCAGGatctctggctttagctgtgTATGGCTCCTGTTTCGCCCTCCACGTCCTTGCCGGTGCACATCCTTGCCCatgttgtgctgctgctgctgctgctgctgttgttactgctTATTGTTGTGCCTTTATTGTTATGGCcatgttttttgttgtattcatTTGGCGGCATTGTTAACCGCGCCCGCTCCCGTTGTGCCCCGCCCCGCGAACGCTGCTGCGTGTGTGCTTGTCTGTTCATTTGTATTttctgtataccctgtactctgATGAAAATGGGTGGCATTTATTTTCCAAGCTCTTAACCCATCGATACAAATTCAAGTGTAGTCTCTATAGTTTCTTTCATTTTCgcataatcgataaatatcgatgtgtatacatttttttttagcatataTCGCAGGTTGGAGCAgtacaattttgaattttaaaattctcaCTCAAAGAAAGCTCATTAATttttcataatatcgataaattaactagcataaattaaaagatatattaaaaatccatAAATGAATCAGTTAAAGTTCAGAAATCGGTTGTAAATGATCGATAACTCTcgttaattaaacaaaatcgataaatttcGATATCCAACAGCGATTTTTAGAGTGTAAATTTCACTTTGAATTAAAAGTAGATACCAAACGAAAAATATCGGAATGGGCAATAAAGTTGGGCAAAGCAGAAGCACCTGTTAGGCTAGCTGAGAGCTGGGCATAGGGTATCTTCCAGTCGGCTACTCCCGATTGCAGCACTTGCCGGGGTCTTTTTTGTGTCTTAAATGTTAAGCGTTTTACGTTTATGAGCACGAGTCAGACAGAGGCAAGCATTAGGGCACGCCTCCCCCATTTGcatcatttatttcatttcaaatgtggccttaaaaacaaactgaaatatcctttaaattgcattcgggttgttgttgtcgttgttgttgcttttgctgtgcATTGACGCACAAATTATGCGCTTAAAGCGAACATTTTGGCCATTTGTGAAATTCGATTGTGGACACAAAATGTGTCACGTCTTGCATTTTGGACTAGTTTTAATGTATgctcaaatatttaacagCAAAACGTGCTCAGCCTGGCCAATGttgacacaaacacacacaggaTGGCACAGGATATTACATGGGTCCTGGCTCAAGTCAAAGCAGCTGCCAAAAACTAGAAATGTCACCTCCAGCCGTGCCGCCCCTTTTTCTAGTCAAGTGGCAAATGGCTTTACTTTTGCTCACATTAcgcattttcacattttcgcATTCGCACCCAGTTTCATAATTCACTGTCAACTTTTATATGGATTTATTGCTTAATCACTTGGAAGGACATGGATAAAATTGGGCACATATCGATGTCTGCCCAGCTTTGCCTGTCTATAAATCATATaatcaatatacatacataaacataaaatccgagatatttgtatgtatatttatgtaggCAAAATAACAATTGATGAATTATCTGTTTGGCAATTGGGTTAACTAGCAGCTGAAGATTTGTAGATAGCtttaataacttaaaaaatgtatattcaaaattattgaagtatttaatatacttctttaataaattttctaTTAAATCTTCAAAATTGCCTGCTTATTATTCCCGCTCTTTACACATATTTAAAAGttcatatttaattaactGATTCAAGCAAAATCTGaactgttttatttgttttcaaatataGGCATTTGCCTACGAGTCAAGTTGAAAATTGTGTTGACCTTTCGAAGCTTGTTGAATGTGTGCTCAATAAACGGAACATgtcgaaattaaatttgaagtaAAGTTTACAACTTTTGTTAACATTAGTTCAAATATATGTGTTAGCATCAGCTGCGCAGCTTATTAActttcttaaataaataattactaaaatttatttacagatatattaatattacaaAACCGAGCAAGCTTCAGACCTAGCCACAGGGTATCTATGTGTCTTTCACTTACTCACAGCCCAGTTGCAGTTAATCGCAACAACTATAAACAAGTTAGGCTAGACACAAATAAAGCTCAATTAATGGGCTATAAATTAATcaggcaaatatatatgttaaacaGAGCAGCAGCATAAACAAACGCCTAACAGAAGCTGCTTTTGCGAAAAAATACACAGCACAGCTGAAAAGTCAAATTACGaactaatttaaaacaattttcgatATGGCAGTCGAGACAAATTGGGGCTGGGCAAAATGTCAACCGAATTGGTTTCAATAAGGACAATAATGTCACTCAAGCCCAGTCGCTGCGGGCCTGATAGCCAgtccgcctgtctgtccgACAGTCCATCCTGGGCCAGTCAGGCAGCTAGACAAAGGCGTCTAGACAAATTTATAACGACTTTTGTTGTGGCCGGCAACAGCATGCCAGCCAGGCATTCTTTGCCATTTTGGGCCAGTTCACAATTTGACAGCAAATTGACAAATGTGcgtaattttataaaatgtgtcAAGAGTCGAGTGTTAATTAAATGCTCGGTCAGCGTCAGTTAATTTGCGcactcaacaaaaaaaaaaataataacactATGGACAGCCacatggcgtatacgtaatttacTTGCAGCTGTTATAGCTActgtgcgtgtgcgtatgtgtgtgtgtgtgtgtttgtgtgtgtgtgtgtgtgtgtgtgtgtgtgacagctGCCTGGCGACACttgacttttgtttttatatcctTAACAGCGGCGTAAAAGTGCCAAGCAAAGATGTACAGTATTGTATAATAAAAGCGccacaaagtatgcaatgtttttgcagcacacacacacacacgcacacaattatacacacacccacacttGGACAAGCTagctggcaggcaggcaggaaATAAACGTCGCTTGAGTTAACAATTACTGACACCATTAAAGTTTTCTGCTGCACGCCCCCCTCCAGCTCCGGTCACGCCTTTGTCTAGAGACTGTCATTATAGTTTTTCTGctcgttcttcttcttcttctactgctgctgctgctgctgctgctgctgtcgttgtcgttttcattgttgctgctgccgttacagttgctgctgttgtagctgACATCTTGCCTTTGTCttggtgtgtgcgtgcgtgcatgtatgggtgtgggtgtgtgtatgggtgtgtgtgtgacatgtGCCTGGCACAGATTGCACATTGTTCGCATGCTTGCCACATATTTTATGTGGTTTTTCTACCCACTACTCCAGGCTCTGCAAAAGGGTGCCTTGACTTTGTGCAGAAAAAAATcatagaaaaagaagaagagaatgCAACTACCcatgtttatatatagttatatctCGCTATCTTGCTCTATTTCTTTCTCTATTTCGCTCTCCTTCCCTCCTCTTCCTCTCTCCTTGGCTTCTTTCCTTACACTCTTTTTCTTTCTCACCCTCTCTCCTATTCTCCCTTTCTTgctttttctctctttctcttcctCTACCTTCCTGCTTCACTCTCCCTTATCCTTCTTACTCTTaatttctctttctctccttTTCTATCAGCTTTCTATGCCTTGTCTTTGTCTTCTTCTCCCTTTCTACAGATcactttctctttctctctatttATCCTCCATTATTGATATGTCTACTCCTTGCattttctccctctctccctcctgctctttctctttatctTTCCATTCATCCAATCGCTTTATCATTCTGCATCTTTCTCATCTTCTTAATCCCT is a window encoding:
- the LOC6629020 gene encoding pneumococcal serine-rich repeat protein, which gives rise to MAKLSRRAPSSAATPSTATATTAAAAATATTTTTTGPIGTITARETAASHARGSGQPQQLQRITRAYKNNNNHRNPQLAAFVDPDANGGVHEPFAASPAPPAYSNQNSNTAATSSSSSSSATSATRKPAPATPKPYLPLLPPGERNLTDAENAAERARIREEFFATYDVMTGVRIAATLGGFFGLMVFLIVWKSRSSSNETLKVLKDPKMAAVAAVCMQEEEERELQEAIVATGMSIYPDEYDALVYRRQRMLSLGNVSAPPLLNRGYRCASVGGVGVPGPVGYSYLLEPPRRFSYSAMSPGGGAAGAHGRRKSGSESSRIFSNYPMGGSFGTDDYFMETEDELEHEEYMQHDAQNDEQEQLHKRTDSTRSKQGFLSVPMAGQDSRRSSAMTCCSTDSSYLERRTSAYTLGMSNLPPTLQRKLSTASRTSSIENWDYYYPDIQVIQPTPKASPCPSERSIHEPATHNQAPAKSTPLGLSAPSIKRKHSIVSYDPESAQAGRKQQIHSISADTVDVYPYNQSTLSESVDLTLPLAKTLQSAPPVSQHQQQAFHFCDSPSEELRLGVRRKLTLVELQRNVESNNNSYPYTPNAAAPGNATSSSISVDSTPISLDRLNGGGGSASGSLGTISAKLLHNALVNEGKRAPLASLSSFKISSLECPDSELRSLDEDSVFGLEESAADTDDDMQQLSSDSEEHNLALAAAQATQPLPQPQAQMVLPIKRLSLSAVPMMGARPRRPLLQRHRTISASASDRAAMAPPLETHFGAVIYSPPQRRAQLLQQHSDPQTTTTTTTTTTTTTEEDTCSTLNTELGMMDAVAGASGSSPSGCGGESATQTQYSSLNTVISVGHSTSPSPQMDNNYVCSSGQFQATNLSLAASQGAAVTVPQQQAQLPSNSRLGHDPCASSISDSVIATSRPQSICMPSTLKELILRGGAGGGGGASKSAHNLNQHSSETTATPAVMLELPLIRLPTDEDDDEEELELGEHGADGLSVEEERDPSLPGTTRKWSKETLF